A section of the Anabaena cylindrica PCC 7122 genome encodes:
- a CDS encoding PLP-dependent aminotransferase family protein has protein sequence MPKLQLISMDLAMPAAGEAIALDSHLPQSLHQQIYEELRRAILTGRLLPRQKIPSTRSLAKSLGISRTTVTQSYEQLLSEGYLQTIIGSGTYVCAQLPDDLLHSVPVITDEKQNASPIQLSQQGKRLTKTLFSLQTEVNTALSFRYGRPALKDFPRKLWCKLLSRHCKADLEWLDYATDFQGYLPLRVAIAHYLARARAVHCDREQIIITNGTQQALDLVMRLLVDPGDSIAMEDPGYLSARRVFLSHGVNLLPVPVDASGLMVEKLANSDGERIRIVYVTPSHQFPTGSTLSLPRRLELLLWAQQHDALILEDDYDSEYRYGDRPIPALQGLDQSNCVIYIGTFSKVLFPSLRIGYLVVPPHLVSLFAQVKWLSDRQLPTLEQKVLAEFIADGYLESHIRKMRSLYDQRRQVLVQALNTHFGEQVTIFGENAGIHIMVKFDTHLSDETIIERAEMVGVGLMSARSSYLNSWSHEEEKGQGARGKTGTELGLCPV, from the coding sequence ATGCCTAAATTACAACTAATCAGTATGGATTTAGCGATGCCTGCGGCGGGCGAAGCCATCGCTCTAGATAGTCATCTACCACAATCACTTCATCAACAAATCTACGAAGAATTACGACGGGCAATTTTGACTGGGCGGTTACTACCACGCCAAAAAATTCCCTCCACGCGATCGCTGGCTAAATCTCTAGGCATTTCCCGGACAACGGTAACACAGAGTTATGAACAACTTTTGAGTGAGGGCTATTTACAAACAATTATTGGTTCTGGTACTTATGTCTGCGCTCAACTACCTGATGACCTGCTGCATTCTGTGCCTGTGATTACGGATGAAAAACAGAATGCTTCCCCTATTCAGCTTTCACAGCAAGGAAAACGCTTAACCAAGACACTATTCTCATTACAAACAGAAGTGAATACTGCCCTCAGTTTTCGCTATGGAAGACCTGCGCTGAAGGATTTCCCTAGAAAACTTTGGTGTAAGTTGTTGTCACGGCACTGCAAGGCAGATTTAGAGTGGTTGGACTATGCGACGGATTTTCAAGGATATCTGCCCCTACGAGTGGCGATCGCTCATTACTTAGCACGAGCTAGGGCTGTACACTGTGATCGCGAACAAATTATTATTACCAATGGGACTCAACAAGCTTTGGATTTAGTGATGCGGTTGTTGGTTGATCCGGGTGATAGTATAGCGATGGAAGACCCTGGATATTTGAGCGCCCGACGGGTGTTTCTCAGTCATGGTGTAAATTTGTTGCCTGTGCCTGTAGATGCTTCTGGTTTGATGGTAGAAAAACTGGCAAACAGCGATGGAGAAAGAATTCGCATTGTTTATGTTACTCCTTCCCATCAGTTTCCTACTGGCTCTACTCTATCTCTACCCCGGCGTTTGGAGTTGCTCTTATGGGCGCAACAGCATGATGCTTTGATTTTAGAAGATGATTACGATAGTGAGTATCGTTATGGCGATCGCCCTATTCCTGCTCTCCAGGGATTAGACCAGAGCAATTGTGTGATTTATATTGGTACTTTTTCTAAGGTTTTGTTCCCTTCGCTGCGAATAGGTTATCTGGTTGTACCACCACATTTAGTATCGCTGTTTGCCCAGGTGAAGTGGTTGAGTGACAGACAGCTACCAACTTTAGAACAAAAGGTACTGGCAGAATTTATTGCTGATGGATATTTGGAAAGTCATATTCGGAAAATGCGCTCTCTATATGACCAACGCCGTCAAGTTTTGGTTCAAGCATTAAATACACACTTTGGCGAACAAGTTACTATTTTTGGTGAAAATGCAGGTATTCATATTATGGTGAAATTTGACACTCATTTGAGTGATGAAACCATAATTGAGCGTGCGGAAATGGTGGGAGTGGGTTTGATGTCTGCTCGTTCTTCTTATCTTAATTCGTGGAGTCACGAAGAGGAAAAGGGGCAGGGGGCAAGGGGGAAGACCGGGACGGAGCTTGGACTCTGCCCCGTATAA
- a CDS encoding GNAT family N-acetyltransferase — protein sequence MMLTQQKIQIRAETPQEDTLIAEHFYQMWLDIGISPEAITADWLDTVLHFIDHARRELEYQAFVAEIDGLIVGSVGCQRFAGLYPNIMKARERCDGYIWGVYVQPAYRRQGIATQLTKKAMNYLKTIGCTHAVLNASPDGEPVYSQLGFMNSNLMKLDLHSLN from the coding sequence ATGATGCTAACCCAACAGAAGATTCAGATTAGGGCAGAAACTCCCCAGGAAGATACCCTAATTGCAGAACACTTTTATCAGATGTGGCTAGATATCGGCATTTCTCCTGAAGCAATTACAGCCGATTGGTTGGACACAGTGTTGCACTTTATTGATCATGCCCGTCGAGAACTAGAATATCAGGCATTTGTCGCAGAAATAGATGGTCTCATTGTCGGTTCTGTCGGTTGTCAACGATTTGCTGGATTGTATCCAAATATCATGAAAGCGAGAGAACGCTGCGATGGATATATTTGGGGCGTTTATGTGCAACCAGCTTACCGTCGTCAGGGAATTGCCACCCAATTGACAAAAAAAGCGATGAACTATCTGAAAACAATTGGTTGTACCCATGCAGTTTTAAATGCCTCACCAGATGGTGAACCTGTTTATTCACAATTGGGATTTATGAACAGCAATCTAATGAAGCTAGATTTGCATTCTCTTAATTGA
- a CDS encoding WGR domain-containing protein produces the protein MPSNPSPQLSSEPENSLQEKLIRSIWLHRDKYCYLFEPDGSYRLLSTDRRGRYSISADGRSVLLDWITDPFTEELSVLEDGSLFMSGSKFVEIGTRSPTAPLLDPYYSPPASTQTVYLELSDDHSHKFYEVVINGLSVTIRYGRIGTSGQTDSKTYSSPQKAQAAAQKKINEKLKKGYVQLPTATESSSLASGSSLITQIAEERPISNFTPYWLPEDFRVFTNNRCIVSTHSGGAEGFEARILPTVNQYTGTDGGYVAFYSRDPAKAVYSVGGGIYVVGQIRLKGRYIGRIFHPAGYENQDISAAPEFKALCRQTFAVEGWAGGDTGGWFAGVNYRPEMMESTVSIKEAGLTTQGILVTVKAGEDVWWSIVNFRPGSTVEIVAISPNSWFSFNLMAGENFAYHFNPRSNEGQIVQNTKVGNWGLEERLPFPQEMAFGKKFTVKIAVQETQLAVYLNDTFLSHYRHRVQPAEIDSLRLICTQGNLQVLSVNISEPVVKNDDPHSDLDIDQ, from the coding sequence ATGCCTAGCAATCCCTCACCTCAATTATCCTCAGAGCCAGAAAACAGTCTTCAGGAGAAATTAATCCGCTCAATCTGGCTGCATCGAGACAAATACTGTTATTTATTTGAACCAGATGGCTCTTATAGATTGTTAAGCACTGACCGCCGAGGTAGATACTCCATCTCAGCTGATGGTCGCTCTGTTTTGCTAGATTGGATAACAGATCCATTCACTGAAGAATTATCTGTGCTGGAAGATGGGAGTTTATTCATGAGTGGGAGTAAATTTGTGGAAATTGGTACGCGATCGCCTACGGCACCATTGCTCGACCCCTACTATTCGCCTCCTGCCAGCACCCAAACCGTTTATCTGGAACTCTCCGACGACCATTCCCACAAGTTCTATGAAGTTGTTATTAACGGATTAAGTGTCACAATTCGCTATGGACGCATTGGCACTTCTGGACAAACCGACAGCAAAACCTACAGCAGTCCTCAAAAAGCTCAAGCTGCTGCCCAGAAGAAAATAAATGAGAAGTTGAAAAAAGGTTATGTGCAGTTGCCGACGGCGACAGAAAGCTCATCACTAGCTTCTGGATCATCTCTAATTACCCAAATAGCAGAAGAAAGGCCTATATCTAATTTTACTCCCTACTGGCTACCCGAAGATTTTCGCGTCTTTACCAATAACAGATGTATAGTTAGCACTCATTCCGGTGGGGCAGAGGGATTTGAGGCGAGAATTTTACCTACCGTGAATCAGTACACTGGGACAGATGGTGGATATGTCGCGTTTTACTCACGAGACCCAGCAAAGGCTGTGTATTCAGTGGGTGGAGGGATCTATGTGGTGGGGCAGATTCGCCTCAAGGGCAGATATATAGGACGAATTTTTCATCCAGCAGGTTACGAAAATCAAGATATCAGTGCTGCTCCAGAATTCAAAGCGTTATGCCGTCAAACCTTTGCTGTAGAAGGATGGGCAGGAGGGGACACAGGAGGCTGGTTTGCTGGGGTTAATTACCGCCCCGAAATGATGGAAAGCACTGTCTCTATTAAGGAAGCTGGTCTGACAACCCAGGGCATTCTTGTTACCGTTAAAGCAGGAGAAGATGTTTGGTGGAGCATTGTAAATTTCCGACCTGGCTCTACTGTAGAAATTGTCGCTATCTCTCCTAATTCCTGGTTCTCCTTCAATCTGATGGCAGGAGAAAATTTTGCCTATCACTTCAATCCGCGTTCCAATGAAGGACAAATCGTCCAAAATACTAAGGTCGGGAATTGGGGGCTGGAAGAAAGACTTCCCTTCCCCCAGGAGATGGCCTTTGGTAAAAAGTTTACTGTGAAGATTGCGGTACAAGAAACCCAATTAGCTGTTTATTTGAATGACACTTTTCTCTCTCATTACCGACATCGTGTCCAACCGGCGGAAATTGATAGTCTGCGATTAATCTGTACTCAAGGTAATCTGCAAGTTTTGTCGGTCAACATATCTGAGCCAGTAGTTAAAAATGATGATCCTCACTCTGATCTCGATATTGACCAATGA
- a CDS encoding alpha/beta fold hydrolase codes for MRAKIRDTEIYFDVDGCGLVVEEQGIRQKPVAFIIHGGPGVDHTSYKPCFSPLVHHLQLVYFDHRGQGRSACGPKETYTLDNNVDDMEALRQYLGLEKIVLIGSSYGGMVALSYAVKYPQNVSHLIVIATAANSRFLERAQEILAERGNEEQKAIALQLWSGNFENEEQLRQFFRVMGSMYSQSNERKLNSPDSDETILSVDAINVAFSGFLNDYNILNELHKITSPTLVIAGRHDWICAPEFSEEIAQAIPNAQLKIFENSGHLIRVDEPQLMLNEIARFLSFGNLGNTKK; via the coding sequence ATGCGAGCTAAAATACGGGATACAGAAATCTATTTTGATGTTGACGGCTGTGGTTTGGTGGTTGAAGAACAAGGAATACGTCAGAAACCTGTTGCTTTCATAATTCATGGAGGACCTGGAGTTGATCATACAAGTTATAAACCGTGCTTTTCTCCCCTGGTGCATCACCTCCAGTTAGTCTATTTTGATCATCGGGGGCAGGGAAGGTCAGCCTGTGGACCAAAAGAAACCTATACCCTAGATAATAATGTTGACGATATGGAAGCTCTACGCCAATATCTAGGACTGGAGAAAATCGTTTTAATCGGTTCTTCCTATGGAGGTATGGTTGCTCTTTCTTATGCTGTGAAGTATCCCCAAAATGTTTCACACTTGATTGTCATTGCCACAGCAGCTAATTCCCGGTTTCTAGAACGCGCTCAGGAAATTCTGGCAGAACGGGGAAACGAAGAACAAAAAGCGATCGCTCTTCAACTTTGGTCTGGTAATTTTGAGAATGAAGAACAGCTACGCCAATTTTTTCGGGTGATGGGTTCAATGTATTCCCAAAGCAATGAACGAAAATTAAATTCCCCAGACTCAGACGAAACAATCCTCTCAGTTGATGCCATTAATGTTGCCTTTAGTGGCTTCTTAAATGACTACAATATCCTCAACGAATTACATAAGATTACCTCACCAACTCTTGTGATTGCAGGGCGGCATGATTGGATTTGCGCCCCAGAGTTTTCTGAAGAAATTGCTCAAGCTATTCCTAATGCTCAGTTGAAAATATTTGAAAACAGCGGCCATTTGATTCGTGTTGATGAACCACAATTAATGTTGAATGAAATTGCTAGATTTTTAAGTTTTGGTAATTTGGGGAACACAAAAAAATAA
- a CDS encoding DMT family transporter, translating to MAELDSTFVGLGRAVVASILAALLLKVTRQPIPSRRHLSSLVVVALGVIVGFPLLSAWAMRSLPASHGAIIVGILPLATAIVGAFRTGERPSTKFWLCSGIGSTVVVGFAVITGGGRLQITDLALLGAVIAAAVGYAEGGRLSRELGGWQVICWALVLTAIPLTVPVAIAVAQHGLHASLQAWLGFSYVSVFSMFLGFFAWYHGLAIGGVVRVSQMQLLQPFLTIFASVLFLQEQMTTPTIITALVVVATVAVGKKAPIYSLK from the coding sequence GTGGCTGAATTGGACTCTACCTTTGTGGGGTTAGGACGTGCGGTAGTAGCATCCATTTTGGCAGCTTTGTTATTGAAGGTAACTCGGCAACCCATACCATCCCGGCGGCATTTATCCAGTTTAGTTGTTGTGGCTTTAGGTGTAATTGTGGGGTTTCCTTTGCTATCAGCTTGGGCAATGCGCTCTTTACCTGCATCTCATGGGGCAATCATAGTAGGCATTTTACCATTAGCTACTGCCATTGTTGGTGCATTCAGAACAGGTGAGCGTCCTTCGACCAAATTCTGGTTGTGTAGTGGTATTGGTAGTACAGTAGTTGTCGGCTTTGCAGTCATAACAGGAGGTGGAAGATTACAGATTACTGATTTGGCTTTACTCGGTGCGGTTATTGCTGCGGCTGTGGGTTATGCCGAGGGAGGACGTTTATCGCGTGAATTGGGCGGATGGCAGGTGATTTGCTGGGCATTGGTCTTGACTGCTATTCCTTTGACAGTTCCCGTTGCTATTGCGGTCGCGCAACATGGACTTCACGCCTCATTACAAGCATGGTTAGGCTTTAGCTATGTCAGTGTGTTCAGTATGTTTCTTGGCTTTTTCGCCTGGTATCATGGGCTGGCGATTGGTGGGGTGGTGCGAGTCAGTCAAATGCAACTCTTGCAACCCTTTCTGACTATTTTTGCTTCAGTATTATTTCTGCAAGAGCAGATGACAACACCAACTATCATCACAGCCTTGGTAGTTGTTGCAACAGTTGCAGTGGGTAAAAAAGCTCCAATTTACAGTTTGAAATAA
- a CDS encoding transposase, which produces MEIILAHAHNLMYTILALMPTRYQRDNLEAMLGLFLAADGKPLPHYSKAKSESALSRFLNISNWSTRKLIYHLRQQALEQINSHCPLGRKAFLQVIIDLTTLEKCGKFKGLNNLISVYNGRRGFHIVILYLVVGKWRIPWNFRVWRGKGTASPAQMALRMVRNLPKDFTKKFEVKILADTAFGTKDFINGIRKLKYHAVLGIGCNRKLINGTPVKLLHRRGRQVQLVGLDFPVTLSWYYFKRENGQFVKRYVISTKPIKASTISWWGKRRWLS; this is translated from the coding sequence ATGGAAATCATTCTTGCCCACGCCCATAACCTAATGTACACCATTCTAGCATTGATGCCTACTCGTTATCAAAGAGATAATTTGGAAGCAATGCTAGGATTATTTCTAGCCGCAGATGGAAAACCTTTACCACATTACAGTAAAGCCAAATCCGAAAGTGCATTAAGTCGATTTTTGAATATTAGTAATTGGTCTACTCGTAAACTCATTTATCATCTCCGCCAGCAGGCGCTTGAACAAATTAATAGTCACTGTCCATTAGGGCGAAAAGCATTTTTACAAGTGATTATTGACCTCACAACTTTAGAAAAATGTGGTAAATTCAAAGGTTTAAATAACTTAATAAGTGTCTACAATGGTAGGCGAGGTTTCCATATAGTAATCTTATATTTGGTAGTTGGAAAATGGCGTATACCCTGGAATTTTCGCGTCTGGAGAGGTAAAGGTACAGCCAGTCCTGCTCAGATGGCACTACGAATGGTACGTAATTTACCAAAAGATTTTACCAAAAAATTCGAGGTGAAAATTCTAGCTGATACAGCCTTTGGCACTAAAGATTTTATCAACGGTATTCGTAAACTTAAATATCATGCTGTCCTTGGTATTGGTTGTAATCGTAAATTAATTAATGGCACTCCTGTTAAACTTTTACATCGTCGAGGAAGACAAGTTCAACTCGTTGGATTAGATTTTCCTGTTACCCTTTCTTGGTATTATTTTAAACGCGAGAATGGTCAGTTTGTCAAAAGATATGTTATCTCTACAAAACCCATTAAAGCTAGCACTATTTCTTGGTGGGGTAAACGCCGTTGGCTTTCTTGA
- a CDS encoding DNA-3-methyladenine glycosylase family protein yields MDDENIIKILTEVKGIGRWTVQMLLMFRLHRWDVLPVDDLGIRNAIHRLYSLSEIPNKQTVEKLGENWKPYRTIACWYLWSSLSITKSEKL; encoded by the coding sequence ATGGATGATGAAAATATCATCAAAATCTTAACTGAAGTTAAGGGAATTGGACGGTGGACAGTACAGATGTTGCTGATGTTTAGATTACATCGTTGGGATGTTTTACCTGTAGATGACTTGGGTATTCGTAATGCTATCCATCGCCTTTATAGTCTATCAGAAATTCCTAACAAACAAACTGTAGAAAAATTAGGAGAAAATTGGAAACCCTACCGCACAATCGCTTGTTGGTATCTGTGGTCTAGCTTGTCAATCACTAAATCAGAAAAATTATGA
- a CDS encoding DEAD/DEAH box helicase: MNQNYTFKFNSSTALEALKAGKYDRLDFYEARLDLFKLSVMADYDQLVCLPTLTAIDKYWYQIETARKVLRQLGGRALLADEVGLGKTVEAGIICAEYLARGMVQSLLVLTPASLVSQWQLELSEKFNIATITTDNRDPQQPLEDFWTQNPRIIASLNTAKSAKHFSHVTGRTWDLVVVDEAHHLKNRTTLNWKLVNALNKRFILMLTATPVQNSLIELFNLLTLLKPGLLQTEAAFKKEYVDSRNGRIPKNPEKLRSLMREVMVRNTRALVDVKLPKRFATTITVAPAAGEQKLYQDLSDYLRSSEDKLDRLSRTNLLMRAGSSPGALADSLKQLTKRIPDDEELKSLAKRAAQVKQVEKARVLIEMLSKSSQKTLVFTTHKATSEYLAKTLSAANIPFAEFQGGMSLKAKDEAIAAFRDTVSVLLASETGGEGRNIQFANAIVNYDLPWNPMKIEQRIGRIHRIGQTQDVFIFNFCLKGSIEEYILRILHDKINMFELVVGEIETILGNVDDEFDFSEIVMEIWLKNQKKPELDTAFEQLADNLLKAKDQYQQVQELDEQIFGEDFEA; this comes from the coding sequence ATGAATCAAAATTATACATTTAAATTTAACTCCTCCACAGCCTTAGAAGCACTCAAAGCAGGTAAATACGATCGCCTGGACTTTTACGAAGCACGTCTAGACCTATTTAAACTCTCGGTCATGGCAGACTATGACCAGTTAGTGTGCCTTCCCACCCTCACTGCTATTGACAAATATTGGTATCAAATTGAAACAGCCCGCAAGGTGCTGAGACAACTTGGTGGACGGGCATTATTAGCAGATGAAGTGGGTTTGGGCAAAACCGTTGAAGCCGGAATTATCTGTGCTGAGTATTTAGCTAGAGGCATGGTACAGTCCCTACTCGTACTCACTCCTGCATCCCTCGTTTCTCAGTGGCAATTAGAATTAAGTGAAAAATTTAACATTGCCACTATTACCACAGATAACCGTGACCCCCAACAACCCCTAGAAGATTTTTGGACACAGAATCCCCGCATTATCGCTTCACTCAACACGGCTAAATCTGCCAAGCATTTTTCTCATGTCACCGGTCGCACCTGGGACTTGGTAGTTGTTGATGAAGCACACCACCTCAAAAATCGCACGACTCTTAACTGGAAGTTGGTAAACGCCCTTAACAAGCGGTTTATCCTCATGCTGACTGCAACCCCAGTCCAGAATTCGCTGATTGAACTATTCAATCTCCTGACTCTGCTGAAACCAGGTTTATTGCAAACAGAAGCTGCGTTTAAAAAAGAATACGTTGATTCCAGAAATGGACGTATTCCCAAAAATCCGGAAAAACTGCGTTCCTTGATGCGGGAAGTGATGGTACGCAATACACGCGCTTTGGTAGATGTGAAGTTACCAAAACGATTTGCTACTACAATTACAGTTGCACCTGCTGCTGGTGAACAGAAACTTTACCAAGATTTGAGTGATTATCTGCGTTCTTCTGAAGATAAGTTAGACAGACTTTCCCGAACTAATTTGTTAATGCGGGCTGGTTCTTCTCCTGGTGCTTTGGCTGATTCTCTCAAACAATTGACTAAACGCATACCTGATGATGAAGAATTGAAGTCTTTAGCTAAACGTGCCGCACAGGTAAAGCAGGTGGAGAAAGCGAGAGTATTGATAGAAATGCTGTCAAAATCTAGTCAGAAAACATTGGTTTTCACTACTCACAAAGCCACCAGTGAATATTTGGCTAAAACTCTGTCAGCAGCAAATATTCCCTTTGCAGAATTTCAAGGGGGGATGTCCTTGAAAGCCAAAGATGAAGCGATCGCTGCTTTTCGGGATACTGTTTCTGTACTGTTAGCATCGGAAACAGGTGGAGAAGGGCGGAATATTCAGTTTGCAAATGCGATCGTAAATTATGATCTGCCTTGGAATCCTATGAAAATAGAACAACGCATTGGTCGTATTCACCGCATTGGCCAAACTCAGGATGTATTTATTTTTAACTTTTGTTTAAAAGGCAGCATTGAAGAATATATTCTGCGAATATTACATGACAAAATCAATATGTTTGAATTGGTGGTAGGTGAGATTGAGACAATTCTAGGGAATGTAGATGATGAATTTGATTTTAGTGAAATTGTCATGGAGATTTGGTTGAAAAATCAGAAAAAACCTGAATTAGATACAGCTTTTGAACAATTAGCAGATAATTTGTTGAAAGCTAAAGACCAGTATCAACAAGTTCAGGAATTAGATGAACAGATTTTCGGTGAAGATTTTGAGGCTTAG
- a CDS encoding VOC family protein, with the protein MTITLNHTIVPAHDKEASAQFFAQIFGLKVEPPLAHFAVVRVNNQLTFDFDNRENFESHHYAFHVTDQEFDAIFARVKEMGLEYSSDPMHQHQGEINHRKGGRGFYFYDPNGHNLELLTRE; encoded by the coding sequence ATGACAATTACCCTTAATCACACCATAGTACCGGCACACGATAAGGAAGCATCTGCACAGTTCTTTGCCCAAATTTTTGGTTTAAAGGTAGAACCTCCCCTTGCTCACTTTGCTGTTGTGCGTGTAAACAATCAATTGACCTTTGATTTTGATAATAGAGAAAATTTTGAGTCACACCACTATGCTTTTCATGTTACAGATCAAGAATTTGATGCTATCTTTGCACGGGTGAAGGAAATGGGTTTGGAATACAGTAGCGACCCTATGCACCAACATCAAGGTGAAATTAATCACAGAAAAGGTGGTCGAGGTTTTTATTTCTATGACCCCAATGGTCATAACTTGGAACTGCTGACCCGTGAATAA
- a CDS encoding ISAs1 family transposase — protein sequence MSTGFKKKCKTRTSVTPSVDSKEITSKFQQHFTEIKDPRAERTRLHLLTDIITISLLAVIAGAEGWEDIEEYGLSKKEWLETFLELPEGIPSPDTFRRVFERINPKEFEQCFRNWVQSLVEKLGVEVVAIDGKTHRGSYDRESKLKALHTVSAWEE from the coding sequence ATGTCAACAGGATTTAAGAAGAAGTGCAAAACCAGAACATCTGTTACACCCAGTGTAGACAGTAAAGAGATTACCAGTAAGTTTCAGCAACACTTTACGGAAATAAAAGACCCTAGAGCAGAAAGGACTCGACTGCATTTACTCACCGATATTATCACTATTTCCTTGTTGGCAGTTATAGCAGGGGCTGAAGGTTGGGAAGATATTGAAGAATATGGATTAAGTAAAAAAGAGTGGTTAGAGACATTTTTAGAACTACCAGAAGGAATACCCAGTCCAGATACATTTAGAAGAGTATTTGAGAGAATAAACCCCAAAGAATTTGAGCAATGTTTTCGGAATTGGGTGCAATCATTAGTGGAGAAATTGGGTGTAGAAGTAGTTGCTATAGATGGTAAAACTCATCGAGGCTCATATGACCGAGAATCGAAACTAAAAGCCTTACATACAGTCAGCGCATGGGAAGAGTGA
- a CDS encoding nucleotidyl transferase AbiEii/AbiGii toxin family protein, whose protein sequence is MKADQYGIRFAIIVDENLIKFEIIMEGRIELGEADYPSWSPVPCLNQIDSFAEKLLANSDRWNDSSVESRDLIDLAIQRLNSPIPQAAIEKAESAYPVIEPLKKAISFFQNHPNYRDKCFTALGIAEPSKIIDGIDLMAADFNLNKTHRTFSESQQDWK, encoded by the coding sequence ATTAAAGCTGACCAGTACGGAATAAGATTTGCCATTATTGTTGATGAAAATCTGATTAAATTTGAGATAATTATGGAAGGACGTATTGAATTAGGAGAAGCAGATTATCCCAGTTGGTCGCCTGTCCCATGCTTAAATCAAATTGACAGTTTTGCGGAAAAACTTTTAGCTAATTCTGACAGATGGAATGATTCCTCGGTAGAGTCGAGAGATTTAATTGATTTGGCTATTCAAAGGCTCAATTCTCCCATTCCTCAAGCAGCTATTGAGAAGGCAGAATCAGCTTATCCTGTAATTGAACCTTTAAAAAAAGCGATATCCTTTTTCCAAAATCACCCCAATTATCGAGATAAATGTTTTACGGCTTTGGGAATTGCCGAACCCAGTAAAATTATTGATGGTATTGATTTAATGGCGGCTGATTTCAATTTAAACAAGACACATCGAACATTTAGCGAATCTCAACAAGACTGGAAATGA
- a CDS encoding pyridoxamine 5'-phosphate oxidase family protein gives MNSLPTETQSDLLTITQRNQIKRLPHKAKYERQEIYQILDEGLVCHVGFVVDSQPFVIPTAYGRIDECLYIHGSPASRMLRNLKQGIEVCITVTLLDGLVLARSAFHHSMNFRSVVIFGTATVVEDEAEKLAALKAFTEHVVSGRWDEVRPPTSQEFAGTLVLSLPITEASAKVRTGPPIDDEEDYALSVWAGELPLQLTTTTPIPDPRLSPEIELPDNVQNYTRNSAKSVSEGTGNTSTSSLHRGQQRPEKTHV, from the coding sequence ATGAATTCATTACCAACTGAAACCCAGTCTGATTTATTAACAATTACCCAACGTAATCAAATCAAAAGATTACCTCACAAAGCAAAGTATGAGCGCCAAGAGATTTACCAAATCTTAGATGAAGGCTTAGTCTGTCATGTCGGATTTGTAGTTGATTCTCAACCATTTGTGATTCCTACTGCCTACGGCAGAATAGATGAGTGTTTGTACATCCACGGTTCCCCAGCTAGTCGAATGTTGCGAAACCTGAAACAGGGTATCGAAGTTTGCATCACCGTCACTTTGTTAGATGGGTTAGTGTTAGCGCGTTCAGCTTTTCATCATTCAATGAATTTTCGCTCTGTTGTCATCTTTGGAACTGCAACCGTTGTGGAAGATGAAGCCGAAAAATTAGCAGCATTGAAAGCATTTACCGAACACGTTGTTTCTGGTCGCTGGGACGAGGTGCGTCCTCCCACCAGTCAGGAATTTGCCGGAACACTGGTATTATCACTACCCATAACAGAAGCCTCTGCCAAAGTGAGAACAGGACCACCAATCGACGATGAGGAAGATTACGCTTTAAGCGTGTGGGCGGGAGAATTGCCATTACAATTAACAACCACAACGCCTATACCAGATCCGCGTTTATCACCGGAGATTGAATTACCAGATAACGTGCAGAATTATACTAGAAATTCGGCAAAGTCTGTTTCAGAGGGAACAGGGAACACTTCGACAAGCTCATTGCATCGCGGGCAACAGAGACCAGAAAAAACTCATGTTTAA
- a CDS encoding ISAs1 family transposase — protein MILGQTKVSCKSNEITAIPALLETLDLSGCIITIDAMGTQKSIAEQIIAGNADYILSLKDNHPTLHQQVKNWFEIAQSLDFKGVDVSISQRVEKGHHRIENRTCYTVLLSQLPALHEQNQWVGLTHILHLKIVMSIP, from the coding sequence TTGATTCTAGGACAAACAAAGGTCAGTTGTAAATCGAATGAAATCACGGCAATTCCAGCACTATTAGAGACTCTGGACTTGTCTGGCTGTATTATCACCATTGATGCAATGGGTACGCAAAAATCAATTGCCGAACAAATCATAGCCGGAAATGCTGATTATATTTTAAGCCTAAAAGATAATCATCCCACGCTACATCAACAAGTAAAAAATTGGTTTGAAATAGCACAATCTTTAGACTTTAAAGGTGTTGATGTCAGTATTAGTCAACGGGTTGAAAAAGGACATCACCGCATCGAAAATCGCACCTGTTATACTGTTCTACTATCACAACTACCAGCACTTCATGAACAAAACCAGTGGGTAGGACTAACTCATATCTTGCACCTTAAAATAGTAATGTCAATTCCATGA